AGCTGGGCTGCTCCAAGGGTGGCTCCAAGTACCACCAGGGTGGTGGGTATGAGGGGAGACATTATGCTTAAGTTTATTTGGCTACAAAGTTGAGAGAAGATGAAGGTTATTAAGTGTTCTTGACACGAtggtgaagaaaaaataatgatatgaagtgttaaattgaaaatcgCTACTTTGAAATTGTGATATCCAAAGTTAGTTGGTATTTCTTAATTATACCTTGATTGCATAATTTGAAAGTAATTGAATTGCATGAAGGCTAAGAAGTATGCACCTGAAAAATACTATAAGTCGTCGGTTGTTCCAagttggtatttttttaagtttgcaATTTTTAGCGATTAAGCAGAAATAGATAggattgaaataaatttttttgctaaaaactGCTACTTCGCTAAAAACTCCAAACTTAAAGTCTGTATATTTACATCACCATCACTAGAAGGTCCGCGTGCACTACTGAACCTCTCTCATTAAAGTCAGACAGAAGAAAGTTTAGTTGACCCATAATCGGACAATCACTTTCTCAAAACAACGCAGTGACGTGCTATTGGGTAATAGCGTGTGTAATTACTTGTAATTTGCATTTTGGAAtcttaaataatgtttttctttaaacaataaacttttttggggttttttgtttttgtttcttattCGAGAgtttccaataaaaaagttttctatttaattaaattattatttttttgtatttttattatagttgGTGTTGcaagaaataatcaattaGCACATAATAAAATCGTAGTATGCATTAATTAATGTCCTGTAGTCTTTCACTTACTTGCAAAACTAGGAGAGAAAGCACGAATCGTGGGTTTTCCACTGTTAACACAACCATcagtaataattttcttagttttttcatcatcatcatcatcatcacaTATATATATCGAGGCCCTGCGTCTCTTTCACGGTCGTCTAACAGGATTGCATTGAGCgacaattttttatgcaaaataattttcctgcAGTTCCATCTGTGCATTAAGTACGGTCCTGAACGCAATTATCCTAGTCTCTTCCACGCACTCATTCAAAAACACACAATATCTTCCTctaattaaagcaatttttatttgttctgTTTGTTGTAAACGGGAAATCCCTGAGCAATTATTCAGTGCTTTATGTTGAAAACCTTGAAAGTCTGGCCATAAAGAAACACATCTGCCAGAAGAGTAGCTATATCCGTAATGTCCCAATGGGTATAATATAAGAAAGTGTTGGGTTCACAGGCGTAGCCAGAAATATTTGAAGGCAGAGATTTTGAAGGGGGTTCAGGTAAAAAATCATCGGCCTTAATTAGgaagtaaaattttccttttgaatAGGAAATTGAGGGAAGGGAAGGGTATAGAACCCCCCAAACTCTTCCTTGGTTTCGCCTATGATCCGATAGgtacatatgtacatactATGTAACAATGGTAAACAGAAATATTACTACTATTGTTTATACAATGAATGATAGGTATTAATCactatatatatacatatatatatgtatatagtgTGACGTTGACTATTCCGGGAGCCTTTTTATTCTATGGTTAGCGTTATGGTTATTTATTGCATTGGCATATTAGGGGCAGTGTCAATGCAATGAGGCTAAGGTTGTTTTCCAATACACGTTCAGTCTTAAATCTGCTGTCCTAATCAAATACCAAAAACCCGATTGCGAATTTTATTTGCGGTTGAATAACCGCCAAAAAAGCGTAACCTTGGCCCATTGATGCCTTGTGGCTCCAGCGGTACTTTCTTTGAAATCAGTATGTACCACCAATTGGTAGGTACCTACTTACATCGGCACCAACACATAAggtagtaataaaaaaatagacaaagcctgtaataaaatttctatggCATTTACAATAATGAATTTTCTGCAAACTATGCAGCAATCGTGACTTTGGATTTATTTTGAGCGATTCATATCGGGCTATTATACTTCCCAGAAGCTTTACTCCTCAGTCATAATTGTTTGTTTCTGGgatttccaaatttgtttgCTATTTTTACATTGCAGAGAAAAACCATTGAGTTGGCAAAGTCCAAACTGAATGATAGCAATATTTGGATGCATATCtctatttacttaaatatgtGGATGTATATATCAGAATAATATTGAGAACATTCtccattattaataaatgttattttattaattaaatatagaaAGACAAATAAACGAATTTACTACTACTCCACCACGCCTCTACCCTTCTATATTTGTACCATCTATTTTCTACTCTTTCCTTTTCTCTCCTTCCTCTCGGAAGATACTCGAGTCCAAAAGGGGATTCCCCGGCCGTTTGGTAGCGGTGGCAGTAGTAACCTCGTTCCACAGGCTTCGTCCCTATATCGTTCTATTAGTTTGCTTGACATTATCTTATTACTAAATCTAGTGCCATTATACTAAAACTTACGAATTACTAAATCTCTGATATATTCGTAAAAGGGGTAACTAAATCAGAAGATGCCATTCtgttaaaagtaaaatgaaatatttaaaatttgctatttttttgcGTGTTCTTGACTAAATGGCGATTGCTAATCGTTCCTTTTTATCACcatatttaaagtttatacCCAAAACCAAGTTAGGGCTTGACCTAAACATAATTCTTAATGCGTTCTGTTGATACGACTACATACTCATATATAGGATATCTTTTTTAAGTGAATAACAGTGTACTTAAATTTTTcgttaattcaaatatttcagtcACCACATAGCATGTGGCACATATTTGTAAATTGTCTTAAAAGAACAAACTACAActtttatctaatttaaattgtaacTGTTGCtgtttcaaaaatacaatattgaactcgtttaaaaatataaaaatagtaaaatatataaaaaaaagttatcctGTATATCTTTTATAGACATTACCGTTTGATTTTCCAGTTTCCTTGTATGCACCATActtcataataaaaacatattaccTCACACTCTTCAATACAACCTCATGAGATAAATTCAACACCATAATACCATAATACATATGCAGGCATTTTTTAACACGAGACATGGAGACATACTGTTCAATATATTTTgccgttttttttcttaaatgagTCACAGGCGAAATTATCTAACAGGTATAATCGTTATTAATGAAGATGGTGCTTTTCAACATACTTACAAATGGTGTTGTAATAGAAACCTTTAATTACAACTCCATTGCAACTTGAAATCAGCTTGCTAGTCGACTCTGAAGAATATAATGAAgaatgaatttcattaaacGTTCTTCTAACAATTCATAATATCGTTTGAAAAACTCCATCTCGACCACTCCATCAATGAGTATCTTTTAGGTAATTTTGGCTATGGCTCACTTGAAGCCTCTATGGCTCACTTGAAGCCTCTATGGCTTATCTTAAAAAACACCCTGCAAACATTACCATAAATACTATTCCACATATCACCATAACTCTTACTCTCACACAACTCaccaaaatatcaatattccTAAACTCCAAGAAGCACTACTACCATTTCCTCGGCAAAAATCACTTCTCCGCCGAAATAATGAAGATTATCGGGTACTACTTTACTGAAACTATTTAATTAGCTGATGTTGCTAATGATGTTTGCTAAAGTCTATCGATCGATGTGCACCGCGCTGGACTGAGTTCTTCGGAAACACAAACTGGTTTGCGTGATTTTGATGACGACCCGAAATGTTTGTGGGTACCGCTTCACTGGTACTGGTACTAGTGCTCGCAGTGTTCTTGGGTTGGTCAGTGGCGCGCATGTGGTACTTGTTTGTTTTGGATTTCGTAAATGGAGAATGATTAAAAGGCTATTGGCATTAATTCGAagttattctttttattttagcaCTGTTTTCTATAACACAAAATCATCCGCTGGCAGGCCCTTAGTGCCTAGACCTATTACCTCAAAAGTGGCTCCGTGGTTTGGTGGTAAGAGCTTCTCCTCGTCTACAGTGAAACTTCCTGATGTGACGTATAAAATGTCCAAATTTGGGCCTCCCCAAGCCACCGAAGTTACCTGTGTTAAGTTTCACGGCTAAAAAATCGTTATCACACCACATATATGCATACTTGTTTAGCTGGTATTTCGACTGATTGCAGTAAAGTGTCAGTTTTCCTTGGATCAATACGAATCACCTTGTACCCGTTAAAAGCAGCCAACCACAGATTTCCATCTTCATCAATAGTCATACCGTCAGGAAATCCATTCATTCCTAGTCTCttgaatgaaaatattgaacgTCTATTCGCTAAAACTCCCGTAGTAAAGCTATGCCAATTAGACCAATTTCAAGAAAACTCACAGACACTTCCAGTGTTAACATCATAGTCAAACTCATCCACGCTATAAGCCAAACTATCGACATAATAGAACTTTCCTAATCCTAGATTCCAAGCCAAACCGTTGGATATCCCAATTTTTGAGGCGTGCCTCTTTATAATCCCTTTGCTAAGTGAGTATAAAGTTCCTGCCTGAGGAGAGTAATGGCCAACTTCAAGTTCCGGTCCCATGGTGcctgattattattatttttttaattaagttagaTTGAGTTTATAGTTTCATGCCTGCGAAGAGACGTCCCTTAGGATCGCATTTTCCATCATTAATCCTATTTTTAGTGCCAGGATCTACTTCTGCGATTTTCTGGACTTTGGCTGCTTTCGTTGATACTCCATCCCAAGTAATAATGCTAATTTCCCTCTCTAGAGTGACCACGAACTGGTCTGTTTGTTCTTTTAGGGGAATTATTATGGAAATGGGTTTATCTGGAAATTAATGCATAGGATATCATTCACCATTTGATACAGAATGTTGTTTGGTATTTATAAGattattatgaataatttgaaaagcTTACCAAAAATAGCTTTGGTATGTTGTCTGGTTGATGGTACGTATTTGTGAatagattttccaaaaatatccaCAAAATAAAGACTCTGAGATTTCACATCCCAATGGGGTCCTTCGCCAAGTTCCAGGTTGGGGATATCTGGAATTCTACTCACAGTCGGAGCCATGGATTTCAGTCTTAAAGCTAGTTTTGTACAATTGATCAGAAAGAAAGCTTTTGattgaaaacgaaaataaatgcGATAATAACCAAATTATTCCTTCGTTTATCGTACAGTGGGGcttatatgtaaatatttagtatttttttcgACCTCCATCGCTTAAAAACAACCGCTCAAATGCCGACAATTTAGATAATTAACATATGcaataaaacatattaaaagCACACAAGTTTTGGGTTATTTAAGTGTGTTTATCCATTTGTTTACAACCTCAGTAAATAAGAGAGAAAATAATTCCACTCGCCCGGAATGGAAATTTGTGTGTAATAAAAAAGATCTGTAAACACGTAATTTGCGTAAACTTTAATTGcgctcattaaaaaatatttaaaattttcaaatactttttaacGGACCTGATCGTTTTTCCCAGTAACAATAATGCTGATTTATAAACAAGTTCCATTTCCATTCACAAAAGTCCTGAGAGATGCGCCTTATTCATGAACCAGCGCTAGCAGAGCAAAACTATAATCCAAGAACAAGAATTTTCCTCTCAGTCACATTCTACATGTATCATATATTTAGGTTCGAAATGGTTTTGTATATACcagatataaattttacaCAATATTTTATCACCTTTGATATAATGTGAATTACCACATCATCAGGGTTATCAGGACAAATAATGTGGATATTATCCTCTCctaataatatatgtataaagagGAATGAATTAGTACATCATGACCATGTAAtcgctttatttttttcccatttagtTTATAAGAGAAGTGCGGACGCCCATCTTCTGACaaagataatttttctattttttttgaaaaggtGAGATGGCACCCAAGGTGGAACGAATCAACATAATCCCCATCGTCGAATTAGGAGAAGGGCCCCATTGGGACGTTCGCTCCCAAAGTCTCTACTTTGTGGACATATTCGGAAAGTCCGTGCATAAATATATTCCATCTTCAGGACAGCACTACAAGGCTTCGGTTGGTGAGTCTAGGCTGCAATTTCCATATCATCCATTCACCAAAACACTGCTTTATGCAGGGAAACATGTTTCGGTAATAGTGCCAGTCGAAAACGACCCACAGCGGTTCGTGATAGGGTTGGAAAGGGACATTAGCCTTATTACGTGGGATGGAGTGTCTCAGAAACCAGAAAAGATTGAGAAAATCGCTGAAGTGGATGTGGGTACTGAGAATCGCATGAATGATGGGAAATGCGATCCTAAAGGAAGGTTGTTTGTAGGTAAGGGTGGTTTGTTTTATGTGCACTGTTCTcataaatggtaattttttcaataaggAACCATGGGACCCGAACCTGTTAACGGTCAAGTAACCCCGGATATGGGTGTACTATActcgtttgaaaaaaataaactaacgAAACATCTTTCAAAGTTAGGAATTTCCAACGGCCTTGCTTGGAGTGCAGATTCCAAGAAGTTTTACTACACAGACACATTCACATACCGCGTAGACCAGTTTGATTATGACATTGAAACGGGCAGCATTTGTATGTATCCAGAACTAGGCGGAATTTGAAATagtatttaacaattttagcAAACAGAACCACCATCTTCACCCCAAAAAAGCATGGAATCGAGGGCTTCCCTGATGGGATGACTATTGACGCTGATGGAAATCTATGGCTAGCCATATTTAATGGTTACAAAGTGGTAAAGTTTGACCCAAGAAAACCGGAAACTCTTTTGGAAGTTGTGAAAATCCCTGCCAAGCAAGTAAgaacataaatatattttctacaaATAAAGTATAGTAGATATTGATTGATATCTACTTTAGGTGACTTCAGTAGCTTGGGGAGGCCCAGAGTTAGACATTCTTTATGTGACATCGGCCAAATTTACGGTAAAGGGAGTAGAGCTACCTCCCCCAGATCATGGGGCCACATATAAGGTTACAGGTTTGGGTACCAGAGGGTTGCCCATGAATAGTTTAGTTTTATAAGATTAGttttacataataaatcaTATACCAGGTTATTTACcaggttttaatttaattgaaaataaatacaaaattagaattatttttgacaCTGTGTATATACCCTATCGTTGGTTCTATTACAGTTCTGTTCTACACTAATTGTTCTCTCTGTGTGTTGAAACTTGAAATTGCGTACGTGCATTCTGGTCGAATAGACGCTTCTATCTCTCTTATTATTTTACCTTAGAAAAGGAAAGTAATGGTCGACAAGTGATTTCTCTCCCTTTCTGTCAAAGTCGTCAGTTGTcgttttttttggaattggaCGATTGTTTGTGTTTTTTACGAATggattgtttattattaattactattaattataaagttgttatcaaaaccaaaaatacaatttaaatattttttataatatgcCGTACTGTTAATTTTGTAGCAACGAGACCCATAATTCGTAATAGCATTTCCAAAAGTTGTCTTTTAGCCCTAATTTTTGACGCTAACCAAGTTTAATTTCAATCATTACAACAGTGAAAGTAGTGTAGTGATACTGCTGCTTAAAACTCTAAAAATCTCCTCAAAATTAGtgatttttattggtttaatTTGAACTTTGTGGAACAATGAGCAGTCAGCAAAGTCCAGCAAATACTTCAGTTGAaagagaaaaagtttttcagtGGATTTTAGAACTTACAAATCCAGATACCCGGGAGAATGCATTGTTTGAACTCAGGTGAGGATGTACATTCGTTGATCatgtattttgattttatcacAGTTTAGAAATTACCATCTGTTAGACCAGTTCTAAATAAACAAGATCTATTGGTTATtctattattatattatgtttattaagcATTCAAAACATGGTACCCagatatattatataaatatgtaatatttactGGTATAGGATAATTTCTCTTTAGCATCAATACATCCAAAGATACAACCACTGTTATTAGACTTCTGTGAAATCCAGTACTATAGTTACAAGTCGTTTTACTTACAGGTGAAGAGTACTTTTTTAGTACTTTGTTTTAACACTTATTGATACATAAAAAGAAGAGTAAACATTTATAACTTAacattattacaaaatatgagGGGTTTGAGCTGCTTGAGCATTTGAGGGTCACATTCTGTAGTATGAGTAAAGCATTTGATTATATTACACATAATTTTCTGGTTAGCAAGctaaaaaactgtaaatttaaaaacaatagtGTATTAATGCTGATATATTTTCTTAGTGATGAAACATAGATAGTTCAGATAGGTGGGGTGGAACTATCTGAGAAATTACTTGATATAGAAGTAGCATAAGGTTCTTTTTAGAgtagtacttttttttatttttattaatggtttTCCTTCAATAGCGAATCAACAAAATATACCCTCCTTGCTGATGACACTGCCCTAGtaacaagaaatttcttggATGCAGCTTTTCCAAAAAAGTGGACAGAAAGAGTAGGCTTAACTattttggatttctttttgtggggttttctgaaaacttttatttattgtaatcGCATAGAAACTATTGAAGAATTGACTCAAAgaatttttgacaattatGAAGTTATACAAAATCCTCCTGACATTACTGCATGTGTTCGGGAAATCTTGTGAAAGAAGTGCAGTGCTTACATTGAGGCAAATGATTATCTACTTGAGCagttttcataattattattggtattgtttttttgaaaggaaTTAGGTtcataataaatgttttgtcCTTAAACTTACTAGTTTAGTTTATTCCTAGTGGAATACCAAAAATATGGCTAAGTAAAAATGTAAGACAATTTTATCATTctacattacaaaaaaaaatggtatttgGACATgtatttataagaactttatttttatttcggcCACAGGATCCTACACTAAGCAGTTGGCAGACTTATTCTAGAACATCCTATATaggtatatgtatatatacatatataagcATCTCACATTTCTCTAATTCTTAATTCTATAACCTTTTTTTGCTAGCCTCATTTGAGTATAAGTGTGATACAAATTGTTAGTGGTGCATATTTAAgtatcataatttattacaacacagtgtattcttttattttcaaccacGAATTTTTACATCACTAAAAATATGCTTGAACATTATTTATGCAATGTATTCCATTCTCGATGAAATAAACCATGGAAGTACTTTCACAAGACACAAAAATTTCTGAGCAACATCaagagtttaaaatttcaatcaaatcttTAGATGCTGTTCTATGCAATGCAGTttcattattcatttttataaatacatgGTGGATACGGTTACACACAAATAAAATGATGTCATActctttatttacataaataagaACTAGACtataaattcaaatgtacctagatatttttttaattttctgttataattattattcaatttgaGTTATCAATACACATTACAAACATATTAATGCATAAGTATACTTTTTGTGCGGCAGCGAAACCAAGACCGAAACTAGAGGGcagtaattaaaaacttatacTGGCATTGACACATATACAAGTTTTGATGTCAGTAATGTTACTgttacatatgtatgtatgtggtTTAAAATAGAATCAATTTCCATTGACAACGAGAAAATGTTATGCTTCCAGCTTTAAACTCAGCAGTACTTATCTAAATTTGTAATGATATACAGTTTAGGATACATGTATGATTACTATCGAAACATGTTTTGCCTACTAActaccaaattttatttacgataAACATTGATTAAACATCTTTCAATATTAGAAAGTTGAATTCCAACGTGTCTAAACTCTTTTGTAGCATTCTCGGTTTTTGTAACTGTTAAAGTCACTGCCACCGTTAAAAATAACGGTAATTTCTCAGCGATGAAAGACGATTCTTCAGAGTGTTTCACAAATATAATATACTCACATTCCATCCACTTGAATTCTGttattttgcagttttttaaataatttttttctcgggtTCTGAAGACGGTGATAGACTTGCCACCGAAACGTTACAGGGGTTTGTGTACAAGCCCTTAGCAAATGATGAATGCTATTTCTCAGTTAGGTTTGTCTGAGAATAGCGTGCAATTCCGCCGCTTAAATATCCCTTATTTTTGTGTGAGacgttattttcaaaaattaaaagaagaaagaaCAATCCCCCTCAAACGTATAGAACGTATTAAGCTTTTTAATTGCTGCTGGATTTATTAAGACTGATCctgactaatttttaatactgaaTTCTATATATTTACGAATAGCATGAACATTCTGTaaaacatttgaaataaacaatgGTCAATCGTTTATAGCAACATGAACAAACGTGGCACGGGGTGCATCAGACGACTTGCTCCGCTCCTTGCAACTTAACATTAAGAGAAGAAATGCAGCAATTTGTGGTAATATGATGcacttgtaataaaaaatattgtataacTTGGGTATATAAGAGGCTTTATAGCTCTTGCGTTTCTCTTGTGTATAAATAATTAGGGGAATGACCACAAAACGGATTTGctttcaaatttctattttgcaattttattactttattcattttcatgGTACCTACTcctgcgtaaacgctaaaaataccatacttaaactatttctcgtAGACAATAATCTTCCAGTCAATCGAAGATCTAT
The sequence above is drawn from the Euwallacea similis isolate ESF13 chromosome 35, ESF131.1, whole genome shotgun sequence genome and encodes:
- the LOC136418426 gene encoding regucalcin-like isoform X2; translated protein: MAPKVERINIIPIVELGEGPHWDVRSQSLYFVDIFGKSVHKYIPSSGQHYKASVGKHVSVIVPVENDPQRFVIGLERDISLITWDGVSQKPEKIEKIAEVDVGTENRMNDGKCDPKGRLFVGTMGPEPVNGQVTPDMGVLYSFEKNKLTKHLSKLGISNGLAWSADSKKFYYTDTFTYRVDQFDYDIETGSISNRTTIFTPKKHGIEGFPDGMTIDADGNLWLAIFNGYKVVKFDPRKPETLLEVVKIPAKQVTSVAWGGPELDILYVTSAKFTVKGVELPPPDHGATYKVTGLGTRGLPMNSLVL
- the LOC136418426 gene encoding regucalcin-like isoform X1, with amino-acid sequence MTTRNVCGYRFTGTGTSARSVLGLVSGAHVVLVCFGFRKWRMIKRLLALIRSYSFYFSTVFYNTKSSAGRPLVPRPITSKVAPWFGGEMAPKVERINIIPIVELGEGPHWDVRSQSLYFVDIFGKSVHKYIPSSGQHYKASVGKHVSVIVPVENDPQRFVIGLERDISLITWDGVSQKPEKIEKIAEVDVGTENRMNDGKCDPKGRLFVGTMGPEPVNGQVTPDMGVLYSFEKNKLTKHLSKLGISNGLAWSADSKKFYYTDTFTYRVDQFDYDIETGSISNRTTIFTPKKHGIEGFPDGMTIDADGNLWLAIFNGYKVVKFDPRKPETLLEVVKIPAKQVTSVAWGGPELDILYVTSAKFTVKGVELPPPDHGATYKVTGLGTRGLPMNSLVL